Genomic segment of Methanolobus mangrovi:
GAGTTCAAAGACCTTCTCGCACCAGTCCACCGCTTCCGCCAGGATGATGTCCAGGGCTTCTGCTTCGAGGTTTTCCCGTACTTTTTCAACTGAATACTTCCTTTTTTCCAGTCTTTCTTTCAGTTTTCCAGGCGATGTCCTCAGCACAATAACTATATCAGCAATATGGTGGGAAAGGTGACTATCAACTATGGTCACAGGGTAGGATTTATCCTGTAGCTCCAGAACCCTGTCATATACAAGGTCCATGTCAGCAACGACACAATCCCTCTCAACATCCACCTCTGAATAGAGCTTCTCTTCCTTGATGAGCTCGTTGAGGTGGATCACCTGGCAGAGCGGATCATCTTCCAGTAGTTTCGTTATCG
This window contains:
- a CDS encoding adenylate kinase family protein produces the protein MIIGITGTPGTGKTSITKLLEDDPLCQVIHLNELIKEEKLYSEVDVERDCVVADMDLVYDRVLELQDKSYPVTIVDSHLSHHIADIVIVLRTSPGKLKERLEKRKYSVEKVRENLEAEALDIILAEAVDWCEKVFELDTTGGTVDRTFKDIGRIIKGLRRGDTEELEQEFRPGSVEWSDYFFD